In a genomic window of Arachnia rubra:
- a CDS encoding sensor histidine kinase, whose product MRISDVTGPSVPGGPVRKADVLLAVAVAAGSVLLVLLSVLVVPETWLRFSQEQLQLITLLLALQGLALVLWNARPVLCLVLVVALVLMLWAVSPGDLAMTGIPLALICYRIGTRLQLSRALVLVSTAAIVLTAAWTLKLSTLGQDIWTSLLKAAVTVFMNSLLPLVGGIVVATRAQNRLLVLKHTRREHEQQLELALIQERRRIARELHDVAAHHLAGIVVQASAVGVLIDKEPAAAKEAAAQLRSQSKETLEGLRSVVGMLREDEDTSPVAGLNDLPALVESTRELGVQVELLQPLTLPRLAPVVDATVYRVAQQALSNALQHAPGSAVQIEVITIGDYPRLEIVNSPAPRRALTTPAHTNTQFSGTGLAAMRERATLIGARFDAGPTTEGGWRVCLDLPMPAMTRGEA is encoded by the coding sequence ATGAGAATCTCCGACGTGACCGGTCCCTCCGTCCCGGGGGGACCGGTCCGGAAAGCCGACGTACTGCTGGCGGTCGCGGTCGCCGCCGGCTCGGTGCTGCTCGTGCTCTTATCAGTGCTGGTCGTACCTGAGACCTGGCTCAGGTTCAGCCAGGAGCAGTTGCAGCTGATCACGCTCCTGCTTGCGCTGCAGGGACTCGCGCTCGTGCTGTGGAATGCCCGGCCGGTGCTGTGCCTGGTACTGGTGGTCGCCCTTGTGCTCATGCTCTGGGCAGTGTCCCCAGGAGACCTTGCCATGACAGGGATACCACTGGCTCTCATCTGCTACCGGATAGGCACCCGGCTCCAGCTCTCCCGGGCGCTGGTGCTAGTCTCGACAGCCGCCATCGTGCTGACGGCGGCCTGGACCCTGAAGCTCTCAACGCTAGGTCAGGACATCTGGACGTCGCTGCTGAAAGCGGCAGTTACTGTCTTCATGAACTCCCTGCTGCCGCTGGTGGGCGGGATTGTGGTCGCCACCCGGGCCCAGAACCGGCTGCTGGTGCTGAAGCACACCCGGCGGGAGCACGAACAGCAGCTGGAGCTGGCCCTGATCCAGGAGCGACGCCGGATCGCCCGGGAGCTGCACGACGTCGCCGCCCACCACCTGGCCGGGATCGTCGTCCAGGCCTCCGCCGTCGGCGTGCTCATCGACAAGGAACCCGCCGCCGCCAAGGAGGCCGCGGCCCAGCTGCGGTCGCAGAGCAAGGAGACCCTCGAAGGACTGCGGTCGGTGGTGGGGATGCTGCGCGAGGACGAGGACACCAGCCCCGTCGCCGGCCTGAACGACCTGCCCGCACTCGTCGAGTCCACCCGGGAGCTGGGCGTGCAGGTCGAGCTGCTGCAGCCGCTGACGCTGCCCAGGCTGGCTCCGGTCGTCGACGCCACCGTGTACCGGGTAGCCCAGCAGGCGCTGAGCAACGCGCTCCAGCACGCCCCCGGGTCGGCGGTGCAGATCGAGGTGATCACCATCGGCGACTATCCGCGACTTGAGATCGTCAACAGCCCGGCACCGCGACGGGCCCTGACCACACCGGCCCACACCAACACCCAGTTCAGCGGCACCGGGTTGGCGGCGATGCGGGAGCGTGCCACCCTGATCGGAGCCCGGTTCGACGCCGGACCCACCACGGAGGGCGGCTGGCGGGTCTGCCTCGACCTGCCGATGCCCGCGATGACACGAGGAGAAGCATGA
- a CDS encoding 6-phosphofructokinase, with product MGNAKRVGVLTAGGDSPGLNAAIRGLGKAAIGRHGMELIGFRDGVRGLAEDRSFTLGPEALSGILTVGGTILGTSRDKVHRMRLNGETVDAIPTIREVVERNELDCLVMLGGGGTAKNALRLSEAGIPVMHLPKTIDRDVAHTDNTFGFSTALEIATDAIDRLHSTAHSHHRVILAEIMGHKAGWLALGAGISGGADVILIPEIPYSVDAITETIRARQARGTNFSVIAVAEGATDVKTAQAIAAAESLKKSATTPEAKAAAKDHLARVLDDHREHTFQLARELEAATGLETRVTILGYVQRGGTPCAEDRLLGSRIGTAAADLIADGVSGVMVASKGDGTAPVDLRKVAGNLALVPPDHPWIQTARAVGTGLGD from the coding sequence ATGGGCAATGCAAAGCGCGTCGGGGTGCTCACGGCTGGCGGCGACTCCCCCGGCCTCAACGCCGCCATCCGCGGGCTCGGCAAGGCCGCCATCGGCCGGCACGGCATGGAGCTGATCGGCTTCCGCGACGGCGTGCGCGGACTCGCTGAGGACCGCAGTTTCACGCTCGGACCGGAGGCGCTGTCCGGGATCCTCACCGTCGGCGGCACCATTCTCGGGACCAGCCGCGACAAGGTGCATCGCATGCGGCTGAATGGCGAGACCGTCGACGCCATCCCCACCATCAGGGAGGTGGTGGAGCGCAACGAGCTGGACTGCCTGGTGATGCTCGGCGGCGGCGGGACCGCAAAGAACGCGCTACGGCTGTCCGAGGCGGGCATCCCGGTGATGCACCTGCCCAAGACCATCGACCGCGACGTCGCCCACACCGACAACACCTTCGGCTTCTCCACGGCCCTGGAGATCGCGACGGACGCCATCGACCGCCTCCACTCCACCGCCCATAGCCACCACCGCGTGATCCTGGCGGAGATCATGGGGCACAAAGCCGGCTGGCTGGCGCTGGGGGCGGGCATCTCGGGTGGCGCCGACGTCATCCTGATCCCCGAGATCCCGTACTCGGTGGACGCCATCACCGAGACCATCCGGGCGCGACAGGCCCGCGGCACCAACTTCAGCGTGATCGCGGTGGCCGAGGGCGCCACCGACGTCAAGACCGCGCAGGCCATCGCCGCCGCCGAGTCGCTCAAGAAGTCCGCCACCACGCCCGAGGCCAAGGCCGCGGCCAAGGACCATCTCGCCCGGGTCCTCGACGACCACCGCGAGCACACCTTCCAGCTGGCCCGCGAGCTGGAGGCCGCGACCGGCCTGGAGACCCGCGTCACGATCCTGGGCTACGTACAGCGCGGCGGGACGCCTTGCGCGGAGGACCGGCTGCTGGGGTCGCGGATCGGCACCGCCGCCGCCGACCTGATCGCCGACGGCGTCAGTGGCGTCATGGTCGCCAGCAAGGGTGACGGCACCGCGCCCGTCGACCTGAGGAAGGTCGCGGGAAACCTGGCGCTGGTGCCGCCAGACCATCCGTGGATCCAGACCGCACGCGCCGTCGGCACCGGCCTCGGGGACTAA
- a CDS encoding ABC transporter permease subunit, producing the protein MNALIVLERGLGSRWKVIAIIAVTILAFLLMGIEVVDSMDSNIYDSLPPAMLSLAGIPAGAATSVMAYAQMLGFLGAITAAGFAVAVGAQVIAGEEQDRTLPLLLSHPVSRLGVGIAKAGVLVATAGIMSLGLWGAAQVAALPFNLALGNAHLGELCLALGANALLCGSVAFAVGGVTGSRGLATGVASVVLGFGWLLASLLPQWSQTRDLAQFIPWYWYSKPVVLVNGLDGGYLALMLGVAATLLAAGVVGVMVRDLRSTPLRLSWPHRRQTPERAGTQRLADNRVATTVRAPGLTGLAISRHTGLLLVLGMVMFAVMGVSMGPVYDQMAPQLVTVSQSMPSALLQMWGATDMASPAGFYWGETMSLMAPATVTVAGAAIATALGSDERSGCLGLLLAAGLPRWRVLAYTITAQAIVVTAIAILTGLGIWGGTLLGDVSLPAGNIAGAALHLMALGLFVSATATLAVAAVGTPAAAAWTATGVGLVGYFINVTLPMNPNLADWAKISPFHWYGASHPLENGPDWGGIAVLLAAAAVLLAASFPLFTRRDLRV; encoded by the coding sequence ATGAACGCACTCATCGTCCTGGAACGCGGGCTCGGCTCGCGCTGGAAGGTCATCGCCATCATCGCCGTGACGATCCTCGCCTTCCTGCTGATGGGGATCGAGGTGGTGGACTCGATGGACTCCAACATCTACGACTCGCTGCCGCCCGCGATGCTGAGCCTCGCCGGGATACCGGCCGGCGCCGCGACGTCCGTGATGGCCTATGCGCAGATGCTCGGTTTCCTGGGCGCGATCACGGCGGCGGGATTCGCCGTCGCGGTAGGTGCACAGGTGATAGCGGGCGAGGAGCAGGACCGCACGCTGCCGCTGCTGCTCAGCCATCCTGTCTCCCGGCTGGGGGTCGGAATCGCCAAGGCCGGGGTGCTGGTGGCGACCGCCGGCATCATGTCGCTGGGACTGTGGGGCGCAGCCCAGGTGGCGGCGCTGCCCTTCAACCTCGCCCTCGGGAATGCCCACCTCGGGGAGCTTTGTCTCGCGCTGGGTGCGAATGCGCTGCTGTGCGGGTCCGTCGCATTCGCCGTCGGGGGTGTGACGGGGAGCCGGGGCCTGGCGACCGGGGTCGCCTCGGTGGTGCTGGGCTTCGGCTGGCTGCTCGCGAGCCTGCTGCCTCAGTGGTCGCAGACCCGCGACCTGGCTCAGTTCATCCCCTGGTACTGGTACAGCAAACCGGTGGTGCTGGTGAACGGCCTCGACGGCGGCTACCTGGCGCTGATGCTGGGGGTGGCGGCGACGCTGCTGGCGGCTGGGGTCGTCGGCGTAATGGTCCGCGACCTGCGCAGCACACCACTGCGCCTGTCCTGGCCCCATAGGCGGCAGACGCCGGAGCGGGCGGGCACCCAGCGGCTGGCAGACAACCGCGTGGCGACCACCGTCCGGGCTCCCGGACTCACCGGGCTCGCGATCTCCCGTCACACCGGCCTACTGCTGGTGCTGGGTATGGTGATGTTCGCCGTCATGGGGGTGTCGATGGGCCCGGTGTACGACCAGATGGCGCCGCAGCTGGTGACGGTGTCCCAGTCGATGCCATCCGCGCTCCTCCAGATGTGGGGCGCCACCGACATGGCCTCCCCAGCCGGTTTCTACTGGGGTGAGACCATGAGCCTGATGGCACCCGCCACCGTCACCGTGGCCGGCGCGGCCATCGCCACGGCACTGGGCAGCGACGAGCGGTCGGGATGCCTCGGCCTATTGCTGGCGGCCGGGCTACCCAGGTGGCGGGTCCTGGCCTACACCATCACGGCGCAGGCAATCGTCGTGACCGCCATCGCCATCCTGACTGGGCTCGGCATCTGGGGCGGGACGCTCCTGGGCGATGTCAGCCTGCCGGCCGGGAACATCGCGGGAGCCGCGCTGCACCTGATGGCGCTGGGACTGTTCGTCAGCGCGACGGCGACACTGGCAGTGGCCGCCGTAGGAACCCCAGCAGCCGCGGCCTGGACGGCGACCGGGGTCGGCCTGGTCGGCTACTTCATCAACGTGACCCTGCCCATGAACCCCAACCTGGCCGACTGGGCCAAGATCTCCCCGTTCCACTGGTACGGCGCCTCCCACCCCCTGGAGAACGGCCCGGACTGGGGCGGCATCGCGGTCCTCCTGGCGGCCGCCGCAGTCCTGCTGGCAGCGTCCTTCCCGTTGTTCACCAGACGCGACCTACGGGTGTGA
- the mgrA gene encoding L-glyceraldehyde 3-phosphate reductase, with protein MYPTYVPDPDRYDGRMPYRRCGRSGLLLPALSLGFWQNFGDDKPLGVQREIVRRAFDAGITHFDLANNYGPPYGQAEVNFGTILRQDLAPFRDELVISTKAGYEMWPGPYGQRGGSRKYLLASLDQSLRRMGLDYVDIFYSHCFDPDTPLEETVTALDHAVRSGKALYVGISSYSDDETRQAARIARELGTPLLIHQPLYNMFNRWIEPRLVEACESEGMGIISFTALAQGLLTDRYLDGIPGDSRAARGGSLSRETLSDEVLSRIRGLNEIARERGQSLAQMALAWVLRDPRVTSTLIGVSSLRQLDTNLGALDNLTFTDDELAAIDQYAAAPGTEL; from the coding sequence ATGTACCCCACCTATGTGCCTGACCCGGACCGCTACGACGGTCGCATGCCCTACCGCCGCTGCGGCCGCTCAGGCCTGCTGCTGCCTGCCCTCTCGCTCGGCTTCTGGCAGAACTTCGGCGATGACAAGCCCCTTGGGGTGCAGCGCGAGATCGTCCGCCGCGCCTTCGACGCAGGCATCACGCACTTCGACCTGGCCAACAACTACGGCCCGCCCTACGGTCAAGCGGAGGTCAACTTCGGGACCATCCTCCGCCAGGACCTCGCCCCGTTCCGCGACGAGCTGGTGATCTCCACCAAAGCCGGCTACGAGATGTGGCCAGGACCCTACGGGCAGCGCGGTGGGTCGCGGAAGTACCTTCTCGCCTCCCTCGACCAGTCGCTGCGGCGCATGGGCCTGGACTACGTCGACATCTTCTACTCGCACTGCTTCGACCCGGACACCCCCCTGGAGGAGACCGTCACGGCCCTCGACCACGCGGTCCGCTCCGGAAAGGCGCTCTACGTCGGGATCTCGTCCTACTCGGACGACGAGACGCGGCAAGCCGCTCGTATTGCCCGTGAGCTCGGCACTCCGCTGCTGATCCACCAGCCGCTGTACAACATGTTCAACCGCTGGATCGAACCCCGCCTGGTGGAGGCCTGCGAGTCCGAGGGCATGGGGATCATCTCCTTCACCGCCCTGGCGCAGGGGCTGCTCACCGACCGCTACCTGGACGGCATCCCCGGCGACTCGCGGGCCGCCCGGGGCGGGTCGCTGTCCCGGGAGACCTTGAGCGACGAGGTCCTCAGCCGCATCCGGGGCCTGAACGAGATCGCCCGGGAGCGCGGGCAGTCGCTGGCGCAGATGGCGCTCGCCTGGGTGCTGCGGGACCCGCGGGTCACGTCCACGCTGATCGGGGTCTCGTCGCTGAGACAGCTCGACACCAACCTCGGAGCCCTCGACAACCTGACATTCACCGACGACGAGCTGGCCGCCATCGACCAGTACGCCGCCGCTCCCGGAACCGAGCTCTGA
- a CDS encoding serine hydrolase domain-containing protein — MAAPQEAHELTKQDVDAWLDGQLPDALQQGEIPGAVVTVVHNGQVLTNRGYGYAATGADGEEPQPVDPERTLFRIGSTSKLATGIAVMQLVEQGKIDLDADISTYVDVKIDRRFPGDITMRNLLTHTAGFERRVRGTFTQEQREPDLEEHILQDPPVQVFAPGTTPAYSNYGISLAGYIVQQVSGEKFEDYLDKHVFEPAGMTSSTFQQPLPAELADRMAHGYQTNGGPAQPFEVVVSSPAGAMTTSGADAARFMLAQLGQSQGSPLLQDSTWQQMQSQASYTEPLGTLAHGDHMGLVYWDLSRNGHRIVGHGGDTPAFRTMLEIYPDDNTGIFISMNAAGKNGAPDTIRKDLMRAFSDRYFPGEQTDAGKAPTAEESQQHATTVAGNYASTRWSYTTFVSAVNGLSSSWTNISALPNGHLLVKSGSATTEYEEIEPWVWREVGGSKRLPVQVEDGKVVRIGIAPAMSIAPVSPAQAALVPVVLASGAVLLLLIIAWPVGGIRRWWTTRQGQAVLGGGPLTWKGHLARAGSLANLAAAVIMASFMMNISPLLQPSPLTIRGIQALSLLGVLAIIPAAMDLIHVIRHKAGVRRIIGASLLLAGLAGLAWVAFAFHLLSLDISY; from the coding sequence GTGGCAGCTCCTCAGGAGGCGCACGAGCTCACCAAGCAGGACGTCGATGCCTGGCTCGACGGCCAGCTCCCCGACGCCCTGCAGCAGGGCGAAATCCCGGGTGCGGTGGTGACAGTGGTCCACAACGGCCAGGTCCTGACCAACCGCGGCTACGGCTACGCCGCAACCGGGGCCGATGGGGAGGAGCCCCAGCCGGTGGATCCGGAGCGGACGCTGTTCCGCATCGGGTCGACGTCGAAGCTGGCCACCGGCATCGCTGTGATGCAGCTGGTGGAGCAGGGCAAGATCGACCTCGACGCCGACATCAGCACCTACGTAGACGTGAAGATCGACCGCCGTTTCCCCGGTGACATCACCATGCGCAATCTCCTAACCCACACCGCCGGATTCGAGAGGAGAGTCAGGGGGACGTTTACCCAGGAACAGCGGGAGCCCGATCTGGAGGAACATATTCTGCAGGATCCGCCAGTGCAGGTGTTCGCTCCCGGCACCACCCCCGCCTACTCGAACTACGGCATCTCCCTGGCCGGATACATCGTGCAGCAGGTCAGCGGCGAGAAATTCGAGGACTACCTCGACAAGCACGTCTTCGAGCCCGCCGGCATGACATCCTCCACCTTCCAGCAGCCGCTCCCTGCAGAACTTGCCGACCGAATGGCCCACGGCTATCAGACCAACGGTGGCCCGGCGCAGCCTTTTGAGGTGGTCGTCTCCTCTCCGGCCGGCGCCATGACCACCTCCGGGGCGGATGCGGCCCGATTCATGCTCGCCCAGCTAGGCCAGTCGCAGGGCAGCCCGCTGCTGCAGGACAGCACGTGGCAGCAGATGCAGTCGCAGGCCTCCTACACCGAACCCCTCGGGACTCTCGCCCACGGCGACCACATGGGCCTGGTCTACTGGGACCTCAGCCGCAACGGCCACCGCATCGTCGGACACGGCGGCGACACTCCGGCCTTCCGCACGATGCTTGAGATCTACCCCGACGACAATACGGGCATCTTCATCTCCATGAACGCCGCCGGCAAGAACGGGGCACCCGACACAATCCGCAAAGACCTGATGCGCGCCTTCTCCGACCGCTACTTCCCCGGCGAACAGACGGACGCCGGGAAGGCGCCCACCGCCGAGGAGTCGCAGCAGCACGCCACCACCGTGGCAGGCAACTACGCAAGCACCCGCTGGTCCTACACCACCTTCGTGAGCGCCGTCAACGGGCTTTCCAGCAGCTGGACGAATATCTCGGCGCTGCCCAATGGCCACCTGCTGGTGAAGTCAGGGAGCGCCACGACCGAGTATGAGGAGATCGAACCCTGGGTCTGGCGTGAGGTCGGCGGTTCCAAACGCCTCCCTGTGCAGGTCGAGGACGGCAAAGTCGTGCGTATTGGCATCGCTCCCGCCATGTCCATCGCCCCGGTCAGCCCGGCCCAGGCGGCCCTCGTCCCGGTGGTGCTGGCCTCGGGCGCGGTCCTGCTGCTGCTCATCATCGCCTGGCCCGTGGGCGGCATCCGGCGCTGGTGGACCACTCGCCAGGGGCAGGCCGTGCTGGGCGGCGGCCCACTCACTTGGAAGGGCCACCTGGCCCGCGCTGGTTCCCTGGCAAACCTGGCAGCTGCCGTCATCATGGCGTCATTCATGATGAACATATCGCCTCTGCTGCAACCATCCCCGTTGACCATTCGGGGAATACAGGCCCTGAGCCTGCTCGGTGTGCTGGCGATCATCCCAGCCGCCATGGACCTCATCCACGTGATCCGCCACAAGGCAGGAGTCCGGCGCATCATTGGCGCTTCCCTCCTGCTGGCCGGGCTGGCCGGTCTGGCGTGGGTGGCCTTCGCCTTCCACCTGCTCTCCCTCGACATCAGCTACTGA
- a CDS encoding response regulator: MIKVVLVDDQAVVRTGFTVLLEQHDDITVVGQASGGREAIAVVAREQPDVVCMDLRMPSGDGLTATQEIVANRRDGVPAVLVVTTFNLDSDVFGALEAGADGFILKDCDPDELVRAVRRLAAGYGLVDQSVTRRVIAEFARRRAPEPVTQEAAQLTVREREIVQLLAQGMSNAEIAAQLVVETSTVKSHLTRLMTKIGARDRVQTVVWAYRNGFDPHS; encoded by the coding sequence ATGATCAAGGTAGTGCTCGTCGACGACCAGGCGGTGGTCCGCACCGGCTTCACCGTCCTGCTGGAACAACACGACGACATCACAGTGGTCGGCCAGGCGTCCGGCGGCCGCGAGGCCATCGCGGTGGTGGCCCGGGAGCAGCCCGACGTGGTGTGCATGGACCTGCGGATGCCGTCCGGTGACGGCCTGACCGCCACCCAGGAGATCGTCGCCAACCGCCGGGACGGGGTGCCCGCGGTGCTGGTGGTGACCACCTTCAACCTGGACTCCGACGTGTTCGGAGCCCTGGAGGCCGGGGCCGACGGGTTCATCCTCAAGGACTGCGACCCCGACGAGCTGGTCCGCGCGGTACGCCGCCTGGCCGCCGGCTATGGCCTGGTGGATCAGAGCGTCACGCGCCGGGTGATCGCCGAGTTCGCCCGCCGCCGCGCCCCCGAGCCCGTCACCCAGGAAGCGGCCCAGCTCACCGTCCGGGAACGCGAGATCGTGCAGCTCCTCGCACAGGGCATGTCCAACGCGGAGATCGCCGCCCAGCTGGTCGTCGAGACCAGCACCGTCAAGTCCCACCTGACCCGGCTGATGACGAAGATCGGCGCCCGGGACCGGGTGCAGACGGTGGTCTGGGCGTATCGCAACGGTTTTGACCCGCACAGCTGA
- a CDS encoding flavodoxin domain-containing protein produces MVRVLVGYATRAGSTAEVAGIIADELRARGCDVDVRDLRDAPDPAGFGLYVLGSAIQTMTWLPEALDWLRKHGQQVGRAALFNVSITAVDPTKNDEALRCNKAAAELVEATSQAAFAGRYAPEKVGFLKRLLFWVLAKKPGDHVDPPVIRAWARALTLDPAAPPGSAG; encoded by the coding sequence ATGGTTAGAGTTCTGGTGGGATATGCGACGCGGGCAGGCTCCACGGCTGAGGTGGCCGGGATCATCGCCGATGAGCTGCGTGCCCGGGGCTGTGACGTCGACGTGAGGGACCTGCGTGACGCCCCCGACCCGGCCGGATTCGGCCTCTACGTGCTGGGCAGCGCCATCCAGACCATGACCTGGCTGCCGGAGGCGCTGGACTGGTTGCGCAAGCACGGGCAGCAGGTAGGGCGCGCTGCCCTATTCAACGTCTCCATCACCGCCGTCGACCCCACCAAGAACGACGAGGCCCTCAGGTGCAACAAGGCCGCGGCCGAGCTGGTCGAAGCGACCTCGCAGGCTGCGTTCGCAGGCCGCTACGCCCCCGAGAAGGTCGGTTTCCTCAAGCGGCTGCTGTTCTGGGTGCTCGCCAAGAAACCCGGCGACCACGTCGATCCTCCCGTCATCCGGGCCTGGGCCAGGGCCCTGACGCTGGATCCAGCCGCGCCTCCCGGCTCAGCTGGCTGA
- a CDS encoding ABC transporter ATP-binding protein, translating into MSAIRTHELTKRYGSFTALKGIDLEVGTGEVFGFLGPNGAGKSTTIRILLDEIRATLGTAHIFGLDSRRDAVAIHRRLGYLPSDLALYPKLTGAQTLRFFGRLHGGVDWPYVNQLRERLDANLSKRVGELSSGNRQKIGLMAALMHQPELLIMDEPNTGLDPLVQHEFHQMLRETAAEGRTVFLSSHTLSEVQRVADRVGIIRRGQLVAIENVADLRAMRRVELVLDRDAEPHDFTGIPGAHDVTVHENTAQLAFDGELGSLLHAVTATYGIVDLASRDADLEEIFLAFYEEQA; encoded by the coding sequence ATGAGCGCGATCCGCACCCACGAGCTCACGAAACGCTACGGCAGCTTCACGGCCCTGAAGGGCATCGACCTGGAGGTCGGCACGGGTGAGGTCTTCGGCTTCCTCGGACCCAACGGCGCAGGCAAGTCCACCACCATCCGGATCCTGCTCGACGAGATCCGCGCCACCCTAGGCACCGCCCACATCTTCGGCCTCGACTCGCGCCGCGACGCCGTCGCCATCCACCGCCGCCTCGGCTATCTGCCCAGCGACCTGGCCCTCTACCCGAAGCTGACCGGCGCGCAGACGCTGCGGTTCTTCGGACGCCTGCACGGCGGCGTCGACTGGCCCTACGTGAACCAGCTGCGCGAGCGTCTCGACGCGAACCTGAGCAAGAGAGTCGGGGAGCTGTCGTCGGGCAACCGGCAGAAGATCGGGCTGATGGCCGCCCTGATGCACCAGCCCGAGCTGCTGATCATGGACGAGCCCAACACCGGCCTGGACCCCCTCGTCCAGCACGAGTTCCACCAGATGCTGCGCGAGACGGCGGCCGAGGGCCGCACGGTGTTCCTGTCCTCCCACACCCTCTCGGAGGTGCAGCGCGTCGCGGACCGGGTCGGCATCATCCGCCGCGGCCAGCTCGTCGCCATCGAGAACGTCGCCGACCTGCGGGCCATGCGCCGCGTGGAGCTGGTCCTGGACCGCGACGCCGAACCACACGACTTCACCGGCATCCCCGGAGCCCACGACGTCACTGTGCACGAGAACACGGCGCAGCTGGCCTTCGACGGGGAACTGGGATCGCTGCTGCACGCCGTCACAGCCACGTACGGCATCGTCGACCTGGCCTCCCGTGACGCCGACCTTGAGGAAATCTTCCTAGCCTTCTATGAGGAGCAGGCATGA
- a CDS encoding nuclear transport factor 2 family protein: MTYDSAYDIVKKYHHAWTSGDVEQAMECVADDIICHAPGGDLEGKDVYQEFIGAFAPSLIGIGDIAEFAAGDRVALFYYPQTAATSTVPAAELFTVREGKIVESVLIFDRLSYSPPQ, from the coding sequence ATGACCTACGACAGCGCCTACGACATCGTGAAGAAGTACCACCACGCCTGGACGAGCGGTGATGTCGAGCAGGCGATGGAGTGCGTCGCTGATGACATCATCTGCCATGCCCCCGGTGGTGACCTGGAGGGCAAGGACGTCTACCAGGAGTTCATCGGAGCCTTTGCGCCATCGCTCATCGGCATTGGCGATATCGCCGAGTTCGCCGCCGGGGATCGCGTCGCCTTGTTTTACTACCCGCAGACCGCGGCCACCTCAACCGTCCCGGCTGCTGAGCTCTTCACGGTCCGGGAGGGGAAGATCGTTGAGAGCGTGCTGATCTTCGACCGGCTCTCCTACAGTCCTCCGCAGTGA
- a CDS encoding TetR/AcrR family transcriptional regulator — protein MTTDLTSRARLRDATIALVAEGHKPSARTVAARADVSIGLIRHHFGTMEGMLLSCDDHVASLVRDAKNDAIRGPIPDVLSSLRETGQAQILGYLAHRLTDPSPTIDALVDQMAEDATGYMQRAIDAGLLNPIPDVGVAARMLTIYALGSMVLSSHMKRLLGIDITAKDLAAEPGVSAYVQAQLTLFSSLFSPSLAEQMETQLEEK, from the coding sequence ATGACTACTGACTTAACCAGCCGGGCGCGTCTTCGGGACGCCACCATCGCACTCGTCGCGGAGGGCCATAAACCCTCTGCCAGAACCGTCGCGGCTAGAGCAGATGTCTCCATCGGGTTGATCCGGCACCACTTCGGGACGATGGAGGGAATGCTCCTGAGCTGCGACGACCACGTCGCCTCCCTCGTCCGCGACGCTAAGAACGACGCCATCCGCGGCCCCATACCCGACGTGCTGTCCTCGCTACGGGAGACCGGCCAGGCCCAGATCCTCGGCTACCTCGCGCATCGCCTCACCGATCCCAGTCCCACCATCGACGCTCTCGTCGACCAGATGGCTGAAGACGCCACCGGATACATGCAGCGGGCCATCGACGCCGGCCTGCTCAACCCCATCCCCGACGTCGGCGTCGCGGCGCGGATGCTGACCATCTACGCGCTTGGCTCGATGGTGCTCAGCAGCCACATGAAACGCCTCCTCGGCATCGACATCACCGCCAAGGACTTGGCCGCCGAACCCGGTGTCAGCGCCTACGTGCAGGCCCAGCTCACACTCTTCTCAAGCCTCTTCTCGCCCAGCCTGGCAGAGCAGATGGAAACCCAGCTGGAGGAGAAATGA